In Carya illinoinensis cultivar Pawnee chromosome 10, C.illinoinensisPawnee_v1, whole genome shotgun sequence, one DNA window encodes the following:
- the LOC122279656 gene encoding receptor-like cytoplasmic kinase 176, producing MGACWSNGIKAVTPSYTGFNSKTVSRDGNDMCSSSGKFSSASMPMTPRSEDEILQASNIKNFGFSELKMATRNFRPDSVLGEGGFGSVFKGWIDEHSLAATKPGTGLVIAVKRLNQEGLQGHREWLAEINYLGQLHHPNLVKLIGYCLEDEHRLLVYEFMPKGSMENHLFRRGSHFQPLSWNVRMKVALGAAKGLAFLHNAESQVIYRDFKTSNILLDSNYNAKLSDFGLARDGPSGDKSHVSTRVLGTYGYAAPEYLATGHLTAKSDVYSFGVVLLELLSGRRCIDKNRPSGQHNLVDWAKPYLNSKRRIYHVLDNRLQGQYSLDRAQKVATLALQCLAVEPKNRPNMNDVVAALEGLQETPRSKHKEHKEQHGNVHKHSNGVPQSSRSPVEVASKFSMYPRPSASLAYA from the exons ATGGGGGCTTGCTGGAGCAATGGGATTAAGGCCGTGACTCCTTCTTATACAG GGTTCAATTCAAAAACCGTGAGCAGAGATGGGAATGATATGTGTAGTTCCAGTGGCAAGTTCTCGTCAGCTTCCATGCCCATGACTCCTAGGAGTGAGGATGAGATCTTGCAGGCCAGCAACATAAAGAATTTCGGCTTCAGTGAACTCAAAATGGCCACAAGGAACTTCCGCCCTGATAGTGTATTAGGAGAGGGTGGGTTCGGTTCAGTTTTCAAGGGTTGGATTGATGAGCACTCGCTTGCAGCTACCAAGCCTGGGACTGGCCTAGTGATCGCTGTGAAGAGGCTCAACCAAGAAGGGCTCCAGGGTCACAGGGAATGGCTG GCAGAGATAAACTATCTTGGACAGTTGCATCATCCTAATCTTGTGAAGTTGATTGGTTACTGCTTAGAGGATGAGCATCGGCTTCTGGTATATGAGTTCATGCCTAAGGGCAGCATGGAAAATCATCTATTTCGAA GGGGTTCTCATTTCCAGCCACTTTCGTGGAATGTTCGAATGAAAGTGGCTCTTGGTGCTGCAAAGGGACTTGCTTTTCTTCACAATGCTGAATCACAAGTTATATATCGTGATTTTAAGACTTCTAACATCCTGCTTGATTCG AATTACAATGCAAAACTTTCTGATTTTGGGCTGGCTAGGGATGGGCCATCTGGAGATAAAAGCCATGTCTCTACTAGGGTTTTGGGAACCTATGGATATGCTGCTCCGGAATATCTTGCCACAG GTCATCTGACTGCCAAAAGTGACGTATATAGCTTCGGAGTTGTACTTCTAGAACTGCTATCCGGGCGTCGATGTATAGACAAGAACCGTCCATCTGGACAACATAACCTAGTGGACTGGGCAAAACCCTACTTAAACAGTAAACGTAGGATTTACCATGTTCTGGATAACCGTCTTCAGGGCCAGTACTCACTGGATCGAGCCCAAAAGGTAGCTACCCTTGCACTCCAATGCCTTGCTGTGGAACCCAAGAACAGGCCAAACATGAATGATGTGGTAGCAGCATTGGAGGGGCTGCAGGAGACACCAAGAAGCAAGCACAAAGAGCACAAAGAGCAACATGGAAATGTTCATAAACATTCCAATGGAGTTCCTCAGTCATCCAGAAGTCCCGTGGAGGTGGCTTCGAAATTCAGCATGTACCCAAGGCCTTCTGCCTCTCTGGCTTATGcttaa